Proteins found in one Phoenix dactylifera cultivar Barhee BC4 unplaced genomic scaffold, palm_55x_up_171113_PBpolish2nd_filt_p 000388F, whole genome shotgun sequence genomic segment:
- the LOC120105888 gene encoding stAR-related lipid transfer protein 7, mitochondrial-like gives MTLTLDALIGILGKPAVGDGVAELALVAAPLWIAVLVGLFVGWAWRPRWAASLVGGEKASLGGRRLPPSKTSSVDSLKAQLPSSISSPVSGKSFGKEENMAVVSPADGESEKLAVTEEDLEHLCQLVEVTDGGPVWHKMMDRSLPSMSYQAWRRDPKVGPSQYRSRTVFEDATPEIVRDFFWDDEFRIKNGWDDMLLYHEILKECPKTGTAVVHWIRKFPFFCSDREYTIGRRIWDLGRTYYCVTKGVPCHSVPRRNKPRRVDLYYSSWCIRAVESRRGDGQLTACEVLLFHHEDMGIPREIAKLGVRQGMWGCVKRIEPGLRAYQIARRSDEPLSRSAVMAQINTKLNADDLRSSEVGTCSSLEIVEAEKQKHWAGNIPKFLVIGGAVALACTLDHGLLTKAVIFGVARRFAKQGRRL, from the exons atgacGTTGACTCTGGACGCGCTGATTGGGATCTTGGGGAAGCCCGCCGTCGGAGACGGCGTCGCCGAGCTCGCCTTGGTCGCCGCCCCTCTCTGGATCGCGGTTCTTGTAGGGCTTTTTGTCGGTTGGGCGTGGAGGCCGAGATGGGCCGCGAGTCTGGTTGGCGGGGAGAAGGCCAGCCTGGGTGGTCGCCGTCTGCCCCCCTCGAAGACATCGAGCGTCGATTCTTTGAAGGCTCAGCTACCAAGTAGCATCAGTTCTCCGGTTTCCGGCAAGAGTTTTGGAAAGGAGGAGAACATGGCTGTGGTGAG TCCTGCAGATGGAGAAAGTGAGAAATTGGCGGTCACGGAGGAGGATTTAGAGCACCTCTGCCAGCTCGTCGAGGTGACTGATGGGGGGCCGGTGTGGCACAAAATGATGGACCGGTCCTTGCCGAGCATGAGCTATCAAGCATGGCGGAGAGATCCTAAG GTGGGTCCTTCGCAATATCGCAGTAGAACTGTCTTTGAGGATGCAACGCCAGAGATTGTGAGGGACTTCTTTTGGGATGATGAGTTCCGGATCAAGAATGGATGGGATGACATGCTTCTCTACCATGAAATACTAAAGGAATGTCCGAAAACAGGGACGGCGGTAGTTCACTGGATTCGAAAG TTCCCCTTCTTCTGCAGTGATAGAGAGTACACTATTGGCCGCCGAATATGGGACTTGGGAAGAACATATTACTGTGTGACAAAG GGAGTGCCATGCCACTCTGTACCTAGACGCAACAAACCCAGGCGTGTTGACTTATACTATTCCAGCTGGTGCATTCGTGCAG TTGAGTCAAGGAGAGGGGATGGCCAGTTGACTGCCTGTGAGGTGTTACTGTTCCATCACGAGGACATGGGCATCCCAAGGGAGATAGCAAAACTGGGTGTCCGGCAGGGGATGTGGGGTTGTGTTAAAAGGATTGAACCTGGCCTGCGCGCCTACCAGATCGCCAGGAGGTCTGACGAGCCACTATCGCGGAGTGCTGTTATGGCACAAATCAACACCAAGCTCAATGCTGATGATCTAAGATCATCAGAAGTGGGCACCTGTTCATCCCTGGAAATAGTAGAAGCAGAGAAACAGAAGCATTGGGCAGGGAACATACCCAAGTTCCTTGTAATTGGGGGTGCTGTGGCCCTCGCATGTACTCTCGACCATGGCCTGTTGACCAAGGCAGTCATTTTTGGAGTGGCCAGGAGGTTTGCGAAGCAAGGAAGGAGATTGTGA
- the LOC103703865 gene encoding 60S ribosomal protein L8: protein MGRVIRAQRKGAGSVFRSHTHHRKGPARFRSLDYGERNGYLKGVVTDIIHDPGRGAPLARVTFRHPFRYKHQKELFIAAEGIYTGQFIYCGRKASLMVGNVLPLRSIPEGAVVCNVEHHVGDRGVLARASGDYAIVISHNPDNGTTRIKLPSGSKKIVPSGCRAMIGQVAGGGRTEKPMLKAGNAYHKFRVKRNCWPKVRGVAMNPVEHPHGGGNHQHIGHASTVRRDAPPGQKVGLIAARRTGRLRGQAAATAAKAEKTS, encoded by the exons ATGGGTAGAGTGATCAGGGCTCAGAGGAAGGGTGCGGGTTCGGTCTTCCGCTCCCACACACACCACCGGAAAGGCCCGGCCCGCTTCCGGAGCCTCGACTACGGGGAGCGCAATGGCTATCTTAAGGGCGTTGTTACGGACATCATCCACGACCCCGGGCGCGGCGCCCCGCTGGCCCGCGTCACCTTCCGCCACCCCTTCCGCTACAAGCATCAGAAGGAGCTATTCATCGCCGCCGAGGGCATATACACGGGCCAGTTCATCTACTGCGGCCGCAAGGCCTCCCTCATGGTCGGCAACGTCCTACCCCTCCGCTCCATCCCCGAGGGTGCCGTCGTCTGCAACGTCGAGCACCACGTCGGCGACCGCGGCGTCCTCGCCCGCGCCTCCGGCGATTACGCCATCGTTATAAGCCACAATCCCGACAACGGCACCACCAG GATCAAGCTTCCCTCTGGTTCTAAGAAGATTGTTCCCAGTGGCTGTCGAGCAATGATTGGGCAGGTCGCTGGTGGTGGCAGAACTGAGAAGCCCATGCTCAAGGCTGGCAATGCCTACCATAAATTCCGTGTGAAGAGAAACTGCTGGCCAAAGGTTCGTGGTGTGGCTATGAACCCCGTGGAGCACCCCCACGGAGGAGGAAACCACCAGCACATTGGGCATGCATCCACCGTTCGTCGCGATGCCCCACCTGGACAGAAGGTGGGTCTCATTGCAGCAAGGAGGACAGGTCGGCTCCGGGGGCAGGCTGCAGCAACTGCTGCCAAAGCAGAGAAGACCTCTTAG
- the LOC103703996 gene encoding probable amidase At4g34880 gives MVRPLAFPFLSTLFVVLMVGTDCRGFEIKEATIDGIQQAFKEGSLTSRQLVEYYLDRIRALNPLLHAVIEVNPDAVRQADRADQERRSGCHPGGGLHGIPVLLKDNIATRDRLNTTAGSFALLGSVVPRDAGVVRRLRRAGAVILGKASLSEWAHFRSFDARSGWCARGGQGRNPYVLSADPCGSSSGSAIAAAANMAAVTLGTETDGSIICPAASNSVAGIKPTVGLTSRAGVIPISPRQDTIGPLCRSVSDAVHVLEAIAGYDPRDEEATLAASKYIPQGGYKQFLKAEGLKGKRLGILRASFFEFSKGSVRRKTFEEHFNTMREKGAILIDNLEITNSSIILDQQSGEEVALLAEFKLSLNAYLSELSYSPVRSLADVITFNNEHSAEEKMEEFGQLVFLAAQNTSGIGPAERSAIAKMTQLSREGLERLMIEKQLDAIVTPDARISSVLAIGGYPGISVPAGYELDGTPFGICFGGLKGSEPNLIEIAYAFEQTTKVRKPPSYKPGKGH, from the exons ATGGTGAGGCCCCTTGCTTTTCCCTTTCTCTCCACGCTCTTCGTGGTGCTCATGGTCGGTACCGACTGCCGTGGCTTCGAGATCAAAGAGGCCACCATCGATGGCATTCAGCAGGCTTTCAAGGAGGGCAGTCTCACCTCCAGACAGCTGGTGGAGTACTACCTGGACCGGATCCGGGCCCTCAACCCGCTGCTCCACGCCGTGATCGAGGTGAACCCCGACGCGGTCCGGCAGGCGGACCGTGCCGACCAGGAGCGGCGGAGCGGGTGTCACCCGGGCGGGGGCCTCCACGGGATCCCCGTCCTCCTCAAGGACAACATCGCCACGCGGGACCGGCTCAACACCACCGCCGGCTCGTTCGCCCTCCTCGGGTCCGTGGTGCCGCGCGACGCCGGGGTGGTCCGGCGGCTGAGGCGGGCAGGAGCGGTGATATTGGGGAAGGCCAGCCTCAGCGAGTGGGCCCACTTCCGGTCCTTCGACGCCCGCAGCGGGTGGTGCGCGCGCGGCGGCCAGGGCCGG AATCCATACGTGCTATCGGCGGATCCGTGCGGGTCGAGCAGCGGATCGGCAATAGCGGCGGCGGCGAACATGGCGGCGGTGACGCTGGGGACGGAGACGGACGGGTCCATCATCTGCCCCGCGGCGTCGAATTCGGTGGCGGGGATCAAGCCCACGGTGGGGCTCACCAGCCGGGCCGGGGTCATCCCCATCTCCCCTAGACAGGACACCATCGG ACCTCTTTGTCGGTCGGTCTCAGATGCTGTCCATGTGTTGGAGGCAATTGCGGGTTATGACCCGAGAGATGAGGAAGCAACCCTTGCGGCATCAAAGTATATACCTCAGGGTGGTTACAAACAGTTCTTAAAGGCGGAGGGgttgaagggcaaaagattggGAATTCTAAGAGCCAGCTTCTTTGAATTTTCTAAAGGATCTGTCCGTCGGAAGACTTTTGAGGAGCATTTCAACACAATGAG AGAAAAGGGAGCTATATTGATTGACAACCTTGAAATAACAAATTCGAGCATCATCCTTGACCAGCAAAGTGGCGAGGAGGTCGCACTATTGGCTGAGTTTAAGTTATCCTTGAATGCTTACTTGTCAGAGTTGTCCTATTCGCCTGTTAGGTCTCTTGCAGATGTAATAACCTTCAACAATGAACATAGTGCTGAG GAAAAGATGGAAGAATTTGGCCAACTTGTTTTCTTGGCGGCTCAAAACACAAGTGGGATTGGTCCTGCTGAGAGAAGTGCAATTGCTAAAATGACTCAACTCTCCAGGGAAGGTTTGGAAAGATTGATGATAGAGAAGCAATTAGATGCAATTGTGACACCTGATGCAAGAATATCCTCCGTACTTGCCATTGGTGGCTACCCAGGCATTAGTGTTCCTGCAGGATATGAATTAGATGGAACTCCTTTTGGTATCTGTTTTGGTGGTTTAAAGGGTTCCGAACCAAATTTAATCGAGATTGCTTATGCTTTTGAACAAACAACAAAGGTCCGCAAACCTCCATCATATAAGCCAGGAAAAGGACATTAA